The genomic segment GTCTCGAATGCGTCCAGCGGTCGTGCAAAGTCCCGTCGTCCCGTTTCGTCGATGAATTCCTCCCTCACGTCTGCatccttgttcttctcgttccctCCGTCAGTGGAGCTTTTGCTAACATAGTCGTCTTCAGACTGGTCCTGCTGCCAGCACTGCTCGTGCTCCCGAGTACTTTGACTCTCCCGTGTTTCTAGTAGACAGTattctctcctgctccttcCTTGCTTTTCCCATTCTTGTTCTATTTTCACTTCTTCATTCGGGTCTACTTCTCCCTGTCGAACGCAACGAGACTTACAAGCAGATGAAGCTGAGAAAGAGGCGGTGTTGTGCTCGGATACTGGAGGAGCCGTCCTGAGAAAGTGGTTCTTCCTGGGTTTGTCTGCTGCCGAAACCCCTCTATCTTTGTTTCCGTCGTTGCTCTCGAAAACTCTGGAAAAGCCTGGCATCGCGAGAACGTCAACGCCCACCTCAACCTGCAAGCCTGCATTCTGCCACTGTTGCTGCATTTCTTTGAAGATCTGCGTCATGTGCGCTGCTCCTGTGTTTCCTCCGTCCGTTTCTTGTTTGTTAATCGTGTACATATGTTCTGGTTGAGTGTGCTCATTTCCCTTttcggtctcttcttcagcccTCGCGTCCATGGTGTCCTGCCGTTGGGCTGTCTTTTTGTGTCTGGGTGTATCATCGGTAACCATAGGAGCTGCTCTTGCCTTTATGTCACCCGTAACCTCTTCCTCGGTAACCACAGAATCTCCTGCCGCTACTTTACAATCGACGTTGTCGGGGGCGGAGTGGGTTTTGTATTTGTCTTCGCATCCGTCATCGCCAATGTTTGCATTGTTTCGCACATTATCTTCGTCAGGGCCCCTATGTCGGGGCTCTTTCGTTTCCACTCTCTGGTTGCAcactcctctttttcctttaACAGGCCCTGTCTCAACCGTATGTAGCTCACATTTGTTGTCTGCATGGTCACCTGCATTCTTTTCCGTTGCCACACAAGTGTGTTTGTCTTCGGTGAAACCACCTTTGATTCGCTTTCTCACATTCTTCCCAGTCTGAATATCTTCTCTTATCTGCTTCATTTCGATGTATGCCGTTCAAATGTAGCGCTTCTCAGAGAACCGCTATTCTAGCGTTGTTCGTGGCTAGGCACGATCCCACAGAATCGTTGCGATATTAAAAACacagaacgacgaagaagcagatctGGGTCGAAAGAATTCGAAAAATGACATCACAGCGAACCCGATCACAATGTCATCCCCATAGCAATAACGTAGTGTCTATTGTCGGTGTCTTGCCCGCTTCTCGAGGACACGAGCTAGCGTGGCCAGAGCGGGATGGGCACGCGCTGCCGGCACAGCAGCGGCTACTTGATCAATTAATTATTTTGAGAAGGATTCATGGTGGGGTTACTCTCGAACTAACAGGGGTACGAGGGAACAACCTCGTTGGGAATTAACGCTGAAGTACTTTTCTTCATCGTGGGGAGCAGGCACGCACAGCAAACGGTTCTACAGTTTTGAGTGGGTGATGATTACTGAGAGTACCTACGCGAAAAACCTCTGCGCCCAACACTTTAGTGCAAGAGTAAGCAACCTATCGCTTCCGAAAAAATGGCGAAACGCAAATGTTCTCGCGTTAAGATTTTGTGTGAGTCCATTTGACTCAAGATCTGCATTCACCTCCAGAATCAAACCACTTTTTGCACGACTCGTACGCATCGAAGCCGCATCACTATCCTGAGATTTGATATGTTATTTTGCGTTGGTAAACTTTATGTAAGGACTTCCTCCTAAACTGCCTGGCACACGGACTAGTTCTTCGCAAAACGAACTTGGCACACACAGCGTCAACCTAACATTGAACAAATGAAGGCAAGCTGAATCTCTGCTGGCTTGTTGGTCGTGTCGGGTAATTGACAGCCATTATTACAATCCGCCTGGGTGCGTACGGAAACCCAACTCACATCCCAACGCATGATTGGTCCTTTTTGTACTAGCCCTCGAAAAGTCTAGGCTACTGAAACGTGCCATTATGGTGGACGACTCACAAAGTTGACTACAAGAGGAGCTACCGAGCGCGTTATGAACCACACCTGGTCACAGTCGCATTCCAGACACTGCGTCCAGCCTTGGAGCGGCTTTTGAGTATACGGTCAGACATTGACTGTAGCAGACCCAAAACGGCTCATGAATCCGTCGATTTGCTCATGTGCCCACCATAGTGGCTGGTAGGCGCGTGTGTTGTGGAGGGGAAGTTTTGTGTGCGCATTCCAGTGTTCTACCAGATTCTGCATGGCAGCAACCATCGGGTAACGCGCACTTCTTTTCACTGCTATGTGTTTATCTATAGACTGTTGGGATACTGGCGAGGATCGGAACTAGTCAACTATTATGCagtttttgcatgcatttcaCTAGTGTCGAGGGGGGTTGTAAGATGCTGTCTTGCACTCCTCTGCCGCGTCGTCCGTTGGCAGATACTGTGAATGTGGTGGCACATTCTCTGCCACCAAGAGGGACCCTATTGTCCAGTTTGCACTTTGATAGTATGCCTGACAGCGTCTGTAAACTATTGAGCGAGGCGGTACACGTTTCATGCTTCCCGGCTGCGGGTGGCAGGAGCCATGTAGGTGAGACGCACAAACCTTCTATGAGGTCTGCCTAAACGAAAACCGGGTGTACAGCACTGTATATGAGGGCTAAAAAGACTCTACCACTTTGTGTAATGAGTGGAAGCATCACTGCAATGTCTACGCCCGGTCGGCTTTTACGCCGTTGTGGTGCTGCTTTTCTGCAGGGTGATCTGGCATGCAATTGCAGCACAGTTGAAACAGACGGCTCCTAGGGATGACACCCTTGAAACCGTACGGGTTGTACCATCACTGTAATTACACTTTTAAGGCTGTGTCTGAGGGTGTGATTGGACTTTAAAACGTTGCATGAAGTATCACTTCTGTTACGCAACTAATGCAGCCAACGTCACACCCGCCCCACGGCAGGAGCCCTTTTTCCGTATTACTGGTTCGTCCCTTTTAAAGGATTGATTCGGAGAATTATGCCTCCCAAGACCAGGACGCGTAATCACACATCTAAGCATCAAGCGACCCCTGCAAACGAAAGCATCGTCGAAAACCCAAAGGGCACTAGACTGCAAATATACTGTCCCTTGCTTTCAGTGTAGCATTCATTCTTTCGATGTCAACCGTAATTGTGGGACCCGCGCAGTCAAATCACACTCGTAAGACCGCTGTTCCCCAAAGCGCAGCCCTTACGCAACGTCTAAGCTGGTCTCGAGCTCGCCGcagtcgcgtctcctcctttgCCGTCCATCGACAGCTTCTGAGTTAAATTAAACGGTCTGATGTTTTAACGTTTTGTTCGTGTACCTTGTCCGGTGATGTTGACAGCTCAGTCAACAGAATCTGCGAAACCTGTATGTCAATGGACCATCGGGTGCCCACATTGTTCAGACAATTTTATCAGTGGGAGCCACTGCAGTGTCAGAATGCGATTATATCTACTCATATGTTGCGTGCACAGTTGTTTCTACATATTTGCACTTGTGCATGACTTAGGTTGTCTAGAGCGAATCGCATAGGCACGTACAACAACAAAAGCGGTTCTCATGTCCCATCGAATCGCATGTGAAACGTCGCAGGACCGACGAGGAAATGTCAGACGATCATCGACACTAGACCGTCCTGTTTTCCAGAAGTTAGCAGCAACGTGTTCTATATATTTCGGTACACCGTTCAGGTGTTCGAAACTGCTATCGACAGTAAGATGGATATCCCGGAGCTCGGAGACCTAAGCTTGAACGTTGAGGCTTCTAAGGTTACCTCGACGTTCACAAAAATTATCGAAGCTCTTCGAAACTTAACTGCAAGGCAAGAAGGTCTTTCCAAGGAATTGGCATCTGTCGCAGATCATGTTGCTGCTGGCGAGGAAACCGGCAAAAACCTGGCAGCGGCGCTTGGTGACGGCCTTCGGAAAATCGATCAACTTCGAGACCATGTCACAGGCATAGATAGCCTGGGGCTCGAGGAGCAGACAAAAAAAGTCCAGTCTCATGAGCAGCAGTTCCAGAAAACACTCGCCCTCTTGGAGCAGTGTGATCTGAAGGTCAGTCCAGTGTACTCTTATTCTGGTTTACTGCTCAAGATTCGCATCAGCCGGGCACGGGCATACCGTCTATAATGGATATAGAGTTTAAAGCTCCGCTATCTGCCGATATTTCTAAGCACGCACACACTTCGCCAGAGACAACCAATATGTCTCCAGCTGTTCTGGCATGACTGCGTGTGAGTGAGGGCCTTTTTCCCTTTGTTCACGGCTCTTCATAGCACGTTTTTTTCAGTCGGGCCATAAAAAAGTGACGGAATATCCACTGAGGTGCACTCTTTTAGATGCGTTCTGCCAGGACAAACCAACATACGAAGTCTATCTGCAGAGATGACTGTCATCAGTTGTACATAAATTCGTATTTGAAATGTACCTCCTGGTTTCATAGGCGTGTGGACATGATTGCAACATTAGGTCAACTGTTGGTGTGATGCTTACCTTCTACCTCAATTGTTGTATCTGACATTTGTTCGCGCCGAAGGAGTTTGGTGTTTATGTTCCCGTGTGGAGCCCAAGGGCTGCGGTCTCACCCTTTTGTGCATTACCTGAGCATGTTCCGGGATCGAAAACACAAACTCAAGGGTTGACGACACCGCACATGCCCACCCCCTTGGGGTACAATTCCTTCTCGACATCCCACTTGTGCAGCTCAAGGAACAGGATGCAAAGATTGCCCAGGTGTCCATCGAGGTGAGGCAGTCGTCGACGTCCGCTGCCAAAACCGTGGCCGAGTTTTCAAACATCAAATCAAGCATGGAGCATTACGAAAACAAGATAGCAAGGGTAGTCGAAGCTTCCACTGAATCTGTCCAACGCTGCAATCAGGTATGCTGAGCTTGGGTGTTACGACAGATAATACCCCTCATGTTCAAGCCAGTGCGGCAAATGGGCGAACACTGCGTAGTCACATTGGGGAAGCACATCGTCGCGCTTCGTCTGGGATGCGTGAGATAAAAGGTGGGGTGTCACGCGAATGGGATAGAGATAAAGTATTGTACTgacgaggaaaagacacTTTCAGCTGAGGGCGTAGAGGGAGGTGCCAGGAAAATCGACGCTCCATGTTTTGCAGAATTAGTCTACACCCTGAAAGCACCTGGTTTAGTAAACATTAGGAAAAGATGCTGTAACACACAGTTGGCGATATGCGAATCAGCTGAGGAACCATATAATACATAAAACACTAAGAGTCATAGGTTTAAATGCCTCCCGAAAAGTACATTTTACCGTTAAGTTGAAGATCAGCAGCAAACCTTCTGCTAATGTTTAACTACCTTCCCCAAGATTGAAGAAGCTCAGAAGAACTTGCAAGACTCAGTGGCTTCCAAATACGACAAGCTGTGGCATGAAGTGGTGACGGCTCTCGAGCGGATGAATTCAACTGAGCTGCAGCGTTTCCAGGAAGCACTCAGCCAGAGGTCTCAGCAATCTGAACAGCGAGTCCAGCAGCTCATATCATACGCCATCGGCCTGGCAACGCGCGCGGCGACGgacaaaagagaagcagatgtCAAGAAAGCCGTTATTTCTCggtggaaagaaagagcatGGATTGGAGCACGACAGCGTATGGCATGTAGGAGTCTAAGTCGGTTGTTCCGTATTCATCTGAGGCGACACTTCGCGGGTTTCCAGCAAGTCCTGGCGTGGGAGATCAACATGGAACGCTTGAGAACAGAATTTCGCAATAGCCTTCCGGATGTGGAAGCCGTCGTGCGCGGCGCTGTCAGTTCAAAGATCAAGATGTTAGAGGAGCGGGTTAACACGAAAGACACCGTAATCCAAAAGATTCAGGGAGACGTAGAACGTCTCTCTACAAAAGCAGAGGAGTTTCAGGTACTTGGAGCGTTCCACACTGTCGAATACGGCTTACAC from the Toxoplasma gondii ME49 chromosome IX, whole genome shotgun sequence genome contains:
- the MED9 gene encoding mediator complex subunit MED9 (encoded by transcript TGME49_266660~Gene product name based on ToxoDB Community Expert Annotation.), giving the protein MDIPELGDLSLNVEASKVTSTFTKIIEALRNLTARQEGLSKELASVADHVAAGEETGKNLAAALGDGLRKIDQLRDHVTGIDSLGLEEQTKKVQSHEQQFQKTLALLEQCDLKVSPVYSYSGLLLKIRISRARAYRL